The following proteins come from a genomic window of Flavobacterium eburneipallidum:
- a CDS encoding nucleoside deaminase — protein MENPFTDEYFMKKALQEAEMAFEKDEIPVGALIVIDNKVIARGHNLTEMLNDVTAHAEMQAITAAANFLGGKYLTECTLYVTLEPCQMCAGALYWSQISKIVFGASDEHRGFEKMGTQLHPKTTVVRGVLANEASELMKAFFARKRK, from the coding sequence ATGGAAAACCCTTTCACCGACGAATATTTTATGAAGAAAGCCTTGCAAGAGGCAGAAATGGCTTTTGAAAAAGACGAAATTCCTGTTGGTGCACTAATCGTTATCGACAATAAAGTTATTGCCCGAGGCCACAATCTCACCGAAATGCTCAACGATGTCACTGCCCACGCTGAAATGCAAGCCATAACCGCGGCGGCCAATTTCTTGGGAGGGAAATATTTAACGGAGTGCACGCTTTATGTTACTTTGGAGCCTTGCCAAATGTGTGCTGGAGCTTTGTATTGGAGCCAGATTTCAAAAATTGTTTTTGGAGCCAGCGATGAACATCGTGGTTTCGAGAAAATGGGAACCCAATTGCATCCAAAAACTACTGTCGTTCGTGGGGTTTTGGCAAATGAAGCTTCGGAATTGATGAAGGCTTTTTTTGCT